AATCCCTTGATCAGCTGTCGCGCAGCTCGAGATTCTGCAGGCGCACCTGGCCTCGGGCGACCACGCGATCGTCGTCGTCGGTGATGGTGACCAACCACAATTGCTGGCGCCGGCCGCGGTGGATCGGTTCGACGACGCCGTAGACCATGCCCGAGCCGATCGAGCGCAGGAAGTCGGTGTTGTTGTTGACTCCCACGACATTTCCGCCACCACGGGTGGCCAGCCACGTGTAGGCCGCGACGCTGGCCATGCTTTCGATCATCGAGCAGTAAACGCCGCCGTGCACGAGCCCCATCGGCTGCAACAGCTTGGGCGTCACCTCGAGCTGCGCGCGGGCCCCGTCGGGGCTGAGTTCGGTGAATTGCAAGCCGATCTCGCGGTCGAAGGGCGCGGAGAAATGCGGCGGAATGATCGGTTCCTGCGGCTCTGGCACGTCCCTGTGTCTACACCATCGCGGGCGGGACGTCTTTCGCGGCAGGGCAACTGGCTCGAGAACACCCCCGAAAACGGCTGAGCCCCGTGCACAAGGCACGGGGCTCGCCGATCGAGTAGACCGGGGGTCACTGCAGCCCTCAGGACTCTCACGCGGTCCGTTATCGCTCGACTCGATTAGCATAGGCAAGGCTGCCCTAACTTTGCAAGGGGTATTGTTCAACTTGTTCGCGACGGGGCGCGCACGGTGGCCGGCACAGTGATTTGTCAGCTTTCCGTACGACGGCCGGTAGTAAGCGGGAGTAGTCTGGTTTCGACGCTCAGGAGATGAACGAACTATGGCCAAACTGACACGGCTGGGGGATCTGGAACGGGCCGTCATGGACCATTTGTGGTCCACGCCCGAACCTCAGACGGTTCGCCAGGTCCATGAGGCGTTGTCGGCGCAGCGCGACCTGGCCTACACCACGATCATGACCGTGCTGCAGCGGCTGGCCAAGAAGAACCTGGTCTCCCAGATCCGCGACGACCGGGCGCACCGGTACGCCCCCGTGCACGGCCGCGACGAACTGGTCGCCGGCCTCATGGTGGACGCCCTCGCGCAGGCCGAGGACTCCGGGGGCCGGCAGGCCGCGCTGGTGCACTTCGTCGAGCGCGTCGGCGCCGACGAGGCCGAGGCACTGCGGCGCGCGCTCGCCGAACTGGAAGCCAATCAACGCAATAACTTGCCATCTGCTGGCGCGGGCCCGGAGGGCTGAGGGACACTAACAGTGTGTCCGCGCTGGCTTTCATCATTCTCGCGGTGCTACTGACCGGCCCGGTGCCGGCCCTGTTGGCACGCGCGCGCTGGCCGCTGCGCGCGCCACGCGCCGCGATGGTGTTGTGGCAAGCCGTCGCGCTGGCCGCGGTCCTGTCGGCGTTCAGCGCCGGGATCGCGATCGCCACCCGGCTGCTCATGCCCGGACCCGACGGGCGGCCCACGACCAGCATCCTCGGCGCCGCCGACCGGCTCGGCTGGCCGCTGTGGGCGGCCTACATCGGGGTCTTCGCGTTGACTGTGCTGGTCGGCGCCCGATTGGTGGTCGCCGTCGCCCGGGTGGGCATCGCCAATCGGAAGCGGCGCGCCCATCACCGCATGGTCGTCGACCTGGTCGGGGTCGGCCACGGCGCGGCCCTGTCCCAGTCCTGCACCCGCACGCGCGACCTTCGCGTGCTGGATGTCCCCCAACCGCTCGCCTACTGCCTACCGGGTGTGCGCAGCCGGGTGGTGGTCAGCGAAGGCACGCTGAGCACGCTCGCCGACGCCGAGGTCGCGGCCATCCTCACCCACGAACGGGCCCACCTGAGGGCGCGGCACGACCTGGTGCTGGAGGCGTTCACCGCTGTGCACGCGGCCTTCCCGCGGGTGGTCCGCAGCGCCAACGCGCTGGGTGCGGTGCAGCTTCTGGTCGAGTTGCTCGCCGACGACGCCGCGGTGCGTGCCGCCGGCCGCGCCCCGCTGGCCCGGGCGCTGGTCGCCTGCGCGTCGGGGCGGGCGCCGTCGGGCGCGCTCGCGGCGAGCGGTCCCAGCACGGTGCTGCGCGTGCGCCGGCTGGGCGGACGCGGCAACAGCGCCACGCTGTCGGCGGCCGCCTACCTGGCCGCGGCGGCGGTGTTCGTGGTCCCCACCATCGCGCTCGCCGTGCCCTGGCTCACCGAGCTGGAACGCCTGTTCAACCTCTGACGCCGCGCAGGGCCGATCACCCCGGGCGCGCTTGTCTGCGCTGTGCCACAGTGTCACCGAAAGCTTTTCGGAAATGTTCTCCCGATTGAGAGGCGAAGACATGAGTTCGTCGGACACCCAGGCGGGTTCCAAGACCGGCACCGCGCAGATTGGCGTCACGGGCCTGGCCGTGATGGGGTCGAACATCGCCCGCAATTTCGCCCGCCACGGCTACACCGTGGCGCTGCACAATCGGTCGATCGCCAAAACCGATGCGCTGCTCAAAGAGCACGGTGACGACGGCAACTTCGTGCGGTCGGAGACCATCGCCGAATTCCTCGACGCGCTGGAAAAGCCGCGCCGGGTGCTGATCATGGTCAAGGCCGGCGACCCGACGGACGCGGTGATCAACGAGCTGGCCGACGCCATGGAAGACGGCGACATCATCATCGACGGCGGCAACGCCCTCTACACCGACACCATCCGCCGGGAGAAGGCGATGCGCGAGCGCGGCCTGCACTTCGTCGGCGCCGGCATCTCCGGCGGCGAGGAGGGCGCGCTCAACGGCCCGTCGATCATGCCCGGCGGCCCGGCCGAGTCGTACAAGTCCCTCGGCCCCCTGCTCGAGGAGATCTCCGCGCACGTCGACGGGGTGCCGTGCTGCACCCACATCGGTCCCGACGGCGCCGGTCACTTCGTCAAGATGGTGCACAACGGCATCGAGTACTCCGACATGCAGCTGATCGGCGAGGCCTACCAGCTGCTGCGCGACGGGCTCGGCAAGACCGCCGGCGAGATCGCCGACGTGTTCGCCGAGTGGAACTCCGGCGACCTGGACAGCTACCTCATCGAGATCACCGCCGAGGTGCTCAAGCAGACCGACGCCAAGACCGGCAAGCCGCTCGTCGACCTGATCCTCGACGAGGCCGAGCAGAAGGGCACCGGCCGCTGGACGGTCAAATCGGCCCTCGACCTCGGCGTGCCGGTCACCGGCATCGCCGAGGCGGTCTTCGCCCGCGCGCTGTCGGGGTCGGTGACCCAGCGCAAGGCCACCACCGGACTGGCCTCCGGCGACCTCGGCGAAAAGCCTTCCGACGCAACACAGTTCACCGAGGACGTGCGCCGCGCGCTGTACGCGTCGAAGATCATCGCCTATGCGCAGGGCTTCAACCAGATCCAGGCCGGCAGCGCCGAGTACGACTGGGACATCACCCCCGGCGACATGGCCACCATCTGGCGCGGCGGCTGCATCATCCGGGCCAAGTTCCTCAACCGCATCAAAGAGGCCTTCGACGAGAACCCCGACCTGCCGACGCTGATCGTCGCCCCGTACTTCCGCGAGGCCATCGAGGCCTCGATCGACAGCTGGCGCCGCGTCGTGGTGACCGCCACCCGGTTGGGCATCCCGATCCCCGGCTTCGCCTCGGCGCTGTCCTACTACGACGCGCTGCGCACCGAGCGGCTGCCCGCCGCGCTGACCCAGGGGTTGCGGGACTTCTTCGGCGCGCACACCTACGGTCGCATCGATGACGACCCGGACAAGCGCTTCCACACGCTGTGGAGCGGCGATCGCACCGAAGTGCCCGCCTAACTGGGCCACACTGGAGGGCGTAAGGGGGTTCGAGTTGCGATGAGGTTCCTCGACGGGCACCGGCCCGGATACGACTTGACCTACAACGACGTCTTCATCATGCCCAACCGCTCGGAGGTCGCGTCGCGCTTCGACGTCGACCTGTCCACCGCGGACGGCTCGGGCACGACGATTCCGGTCGTCGTCGCCAACATGACGGCGGTGGCCGGCAAGCGGATGGCCGAGACGGTGGCCCGCCGCGGGGGGCTGGTGATCCTGCCGCAGGACCTGCCGATCACCGCGGTCGAGCAGACGGTCGAGTTCGTCAAGGGCCGCGACCTGGTTCTCGACACCCCGGTGGTGCTCGAGCCCGACGACTCGGTCTCCGATGCGATGGCGCTGATCCACAAGCGGGCGCACGGGGTCGCCGTCGTCGCGTTCGAGGGCCGTCCGCTGGGGCTGGTGAGCGAATCGTCCTACCTGGGCGTGGATCGGTTCACCCGGGTGCGCGACGTCGCGATGACCGACTTCGTCACCGCCCCGGTGGGCACCGAGCCCCGCAAGATCTTCGATCTGCTCGAGCAGGCCCCGGTCGGTGTCGCGGTCGTCACCAACGCCGACGGCACGCTCGCCGGCGTGCTGACCCGCACCGGCGCCATCCGCGCCGGCCTGTACACACCGGCCGTCGACGCGCGTGGCCGGCTGCGGGTGGGCGCGGCCGTCGGCATCAACGGCGACGTCGGGGCCAAGGCGCGGTCCCTGGTCGAGGCCGGAATCGATCTCCTGGTCATCGACACGGCCCACGGGCATCAGGTCAAGACGCTGGAGGCGATCCGCACGGTCGCGTCGCTCGACCTCGGCGTGCCGCTGGCGGCGGGCAACGTGGTCTCGGCCGAGGGCACCCGCGACCTGCTCGGCGCCGGGGCGAGCATCGTCAAGGTCGGCGTCGGCCCGGGCGCGATGTGCACCACCCGGATGATGACCGGAGTCGGGCGCCCGCAATTCTCAGCGATCGTCGAATGCGCTTCGGCGGCAAGGGAACTGGGTGGGCATGTGTGGGCCGACGGCGGCGTTCGTCATCCCCGGGATGTGGCGCTGGCGCTAGCCGCCGGCGCGTCCAACGTGATGATCGGGTCGTGGTTCGCCGGCACCTACGAGTCGCCCGGTGACCTGATGCGCGACCGCGAGGACCAGCCGTACAAGGAGAGCTACGGCATGGCGTCCAAGCGGGCCGTCGTCGCCCGCAGCGGCGCCGACACCGCGTTCGACCGCGCCCGCAAAGCGCTGTTCGAAGAGGGCATTTCGACGTCGCGGATGGGGCTGGACCCCGCCCGAGGCGGTGTCGAGGATCTGCTCGATCACATCACGTCGGGGGTACGCAGCACCTGCACCTACGTCGGCGCCGAGACCCTGGCCGAACTGTACGAACGGGTCGTGGTCGGGGTGCAGTCGACCGCGGGCTTCGCCGAGGGGCATCCCCTGCCGCTGGGGTGGTGACACGAGCGGGTAAGGCTAGCCTTGCCTAATAGAGCCTGCTAACCTTCTGCGCCATGACCCCCTCTTCCCCTACCGTCAGCGCCGAACTGCTGAGCATCCTGCGCGAGGACCTCAACGTCGACGCGTCCCGCCTGACCCCCGACGCCCGACTGGTCGACGACGTCGGGCTGGATTCCGTGGCCTTCGCGGTGGGCATGGTGGCCATCGAGGAACGGCTGGGTGTCTCGCTGTCCGAAGAGGAACTCCTCAACTGCGACACGGTCGGCGACCTGCAGGCCGCGATCGCCGCAAAACATCGCGATGAGTGAGCTGGCCGCGGCGCTGACGGACGCGATGCGCGGCGGCACCAGCGATCTGGTGGTCTTCGACCGCGAGGCCTCGGCCTGGCACCGCCATCCCTGGCCCGAGGTGCACGGGCTGGCCGAGAGCGTCGCCGCGTGGCTGCTGGACCGCGGCCGGCCGGCCGCCGTGGGGCTGGTCGGCGAACCCACCGTCGAGTTTGTCGCCGCCATCCAGGGTGCGTGGCTGACGGGCGCGAGCGTCTCGATCCTGCCCGGGCCGGTGCGCGGCGCCGAGGGCCGGCGGTGGGCCGAGGCGACACTGACCCGCTTCCGCGGCATCGGGGTGCGCGCCGTCCTGAGCCACGGCTCGTACCTGGACGGCCTGCAATCGCTGGATCCGGCGGGCCTCGACGAGGGCATGGTCGTCGAAGACGTTGGGCCCGCGGCACACACGGGCCGCTCCTGCGGCGACCTGCCGGCCCGCCCCGGCAACCCCGCGATCCTGCAGGGGACGGCGGGCTCGACCGGTTCGCCCAAGACCGCCGCCCTGTCGGCGCAGGCGGTGCTGGCCAACCTGCGCGGCCTCAACCAGCGCCTCTCGGTGACTCCCGCGGACGTCGGGTGCTCGTGGCTGCCGCTCTACCACGACATGGGTCTGTCCTTCTTGCTCGCGTCGTCGCTGGGGGGCATGTCGGTATGGCTTTCGCCCACTTCGGCTTTCACCGCCTCGCCGTTTCGATGGTTGAGCTGGCTGTCGGAAAGCCGCGCGACGATCACCGCGGCGCCGAACTTCGCCTACAACCTGGTCGGCAGGTACGCCCGGCGGGTCTCCGACGTCGACCTCGGCGCCGTGCGGGTGGCGATCAACGGTGGCGAGCCGGTCGACTGCGAGGGATTCGCGCGTTTCGCCGACGCGATGGGCCCGTTCGGGTTCGACGCCGGCGCCGCGACTCCGTCCTACGGGCTGGCGGAGTCGACGTGCGCGGTGAGCGTGCCCGCCCCGGGCACCGGGCTGCGGTTCGCCGACGTCACCGACGAGACTGGCGCGCGCCGCCACGCGGTGCTGGGCGAGGCGATCCCGGGTACCGAGATCCGGATCGCACCGCGCGACGACGCGCACGGCGACATCGGTGAGATCGAGATCCGCGGCGCCTCGATGATGGACGGCTACCTGGGGCACGACCCCGTCGACCGCGAGAGCTGGTTTCCCACCGGCGATCTCGGCTTCTTCGCCGACGGCGGCCTGGTGGTGTGCGGGCGGGCCAAGGAGCTCATCACCATCGCCGGACGCAACATCTTCCCGACCGAGATCGAGACGGTCGCCGCCGGTGTCCGCGGGGTGCGCGAAGGCGCCGTGGTGGCACTGGCCACCGGCGAACGTTCCGCGCGGCCCGGCCTGATCGTCGCCGCCGAATTCCGCGGGGCAGATCAGGCCGGCGCGCGCGCCGATGTCATTGCGCGCGTCGCCTCCGTGTGCGGCGTCGTTCCTTCCGACGTCATCTTCATGGCACCGGGGTCGTTGCCCCGAACCTCGTCGGGCAAACTGCGCCGCCTGGAAGTGCGGCGCTCTCTAGAGACGGTGGACTAAATGACGGCGCTGCCACAGACATCCCAGACCGACCTCGAGGCCTACCGGGGGCTGCTCGCCGACGCGTTCAACGAGCAAGTCCTGGCGTGGACGACGGACGCCGAAGCGCGGCAACAGTTTCCGCGTGAGCTGATCGAACACCTCGGAGCCCAGGGAGTTTTCAGCGAAAAATGGGGTGAGGGCCCGCTGCCCGACGTCGGCAAGCTGGTCGAGCTCGCCTTCGCCCTGGGTGCGTTGTCCTCGGCCGGCATCGGGGTGGGCGTCAGCCTGCATGACTCGGCCATCTCGGTGCTGCGCCGGTTCGGCAAGTCCGACTACCTGCGGGACATCTGCGAGCAGGCGATCCGCGGGCAGGCCGTGCTGTGCATCGGGGCCTCCGAGGAGTCCGGCGGCTCCGACCTGCAGATCGTCGAGACCGAGATCTCCTCCCGGGACGGGGGTTTCGACGTCCGCGGAATCAAGAAGTTCGTCTCGCTGTCCCCCATCGCCGATCACATCATGGTAGTGGCGCGCAGCGTCGACCACGACTCGTCGAGCAAGTACGGCAACGTCGCGCTGATCGCGGTGCCGACGGCCCAGGTCAGCGTCCAGCGGCCCTACAACAAGGTCGGAGCCGGGCCACTGGACACCGCCGCCGTGCACATCGACACCTGGGTTCCCGCCGACGCCCTGGTCGCGCGGGCCGGCACCGGGCTGGCGGCCATCAGCTGGGGGCTGGCCCACGAGCGGATGTCGATCGCCGGTCAGATCGCGGCGTCGTGTCAGCGGGCGATCGGAATCACCTTGGCCCGCATGATGACTCGACGCCAGTTCGGCCACACGCTGTTCGAACACCAGGCGTTGCGCTTGCGGATGGCCGATTTGCAGGCGCGCGTCGACCTGCTGCGGCACGGCCTGCACGGCATCGCGGCCCAGGGCCGGCTGGACCTGCGCGCGGCCGCCGGTGTCAAGGTGACCGCGGCCCGCCTCGGCGAGGAAGTGATGTCGGAATGCATGCACATCTTCGGCGGCGCGGGTTACCTCGTCGACGAGACGCCGTTGGGTGCGTGGTGGCGCGACATGAAGCTCGCCCGGGTCGGTGGCGGCACCGACGAAGTGCTGTGGGAGCTGGTCGCCGCCGGAATGGCGCCCGATTACAACGGCTATGCGTCCGTGGTCGGGGCTTCCAGCGCGTAGAGCGCCATGCGCCGGTTCGTCGTGTCGTGCTCGCCGAGGAACGCGCATCCGGCGTACTCGCACAGTCTGCGCGCGGCGGTATTGCGGTGATCGGGGTCGAACATGATCCGGCGGCACCGCGGCTCCGCCGCAAGGGCGCTGGCCACGATCCGGGGCAACAGCATCGGGCCCAAGCCCCGGTTCACCAGCTTCACGTCGGCGATGGCGGCGTGCAGCCCCAGATCGTACGGCTCGGCGTCGTAATAGCGAGAGATCAGATCCTTTGCGCCCCAATACAGTTCGAGGTAGGCGCAATCCTTGCCGCGCATGCTCCCGATCAACGGCAGGGAGTAGGTGCCATCGAGTTGGGCATCCAGATGCCGGCGCCAGCGCGTCGCCGGCCAGGCGTACTCCCACGCCTCGGCCAGGTGCGGGCGATTCATCCACTCGGACACCAGGTCCGCGTCCTCGAGCCGGGCGACGCGCAGCGCGAACGGGGCATCCAGCGAGGGCGTCGGCGGCCGCGGGATCTGTGCGACGTCGTCGGCGATGTCGAAGCGTTCGCGCGGCAGGATCTGGACGGGCGGCGTCTCCGGTGGGGCGTCGGGCATAGTGCGCAGAGCGTACCTGAGTAAGGGTAGCCATACCGTGGTTGCCCCCGGTCAGCGGGCGTTTCCGGCGCCACCCCGGACGTCGCCGCGAGCGGTCGGCGCCGTAGCGCCGCGAGCCGGGCTAGCATAAGGCAGCAAAGACGGACGAAACCGCGTCCGCCCGGCCCCCAGGCAGCGAAAGGATCGACGTGCCGCAGGCACCCGCGCAGGCCATCGGCTTGCCGGCGCACGGACCGTCGGACGAGCCGCCCGATGCGGAGCCTCCCCCGGCCACCGGCCCACCACCGTCGACCCGCGGGCGGCGCAATTCATGAACGTCACCGTCACCGTGATCAGCATTGTGGCGATCGCGGTGTTGATCTTCGGCAACGCCGTGTTCGTCGCCGCCGAATTCTCGCTGACCACCCTGGACCGCAGCGCCGTCGAGGCAAACGCCCGCGGCGGCGGCCGCCGCGACCGCTGGATCCGCCGCGCGCACCAGCGGCTGTCGTTTCAGTTGTCGGGCGCCCAGCTCGGGATCTCCGTCACGACGCTGGCCGCCGGATACCTGACCGATCCGATGGTGGAGGACCTCCCGCACCCGTGGCTGGACGCGCTCGACATCCCCGACCGCGTCGGCGACGCGATCATGGCCGCCGTGGTGCTGGTGATCGTGACGTCGGTGTCGATGGTCTTCGGCGAACTCGTCCCCAAATACCTGGCGGTGGCGCGACCGCTGTCCACCGCCCGCGCCGTCGTGGGTGCGCAGGTGTTGTTCTCGCTGCTGCTGACCCCGGCGATCCGGTTGACCAACGGCGCGGCGAACTGGATCGTGCGCCGGCTGGGCATCGAACCCGCCGAGGAGCTGCGGTCCGCCCGGTCCCCGCAGGAGCTGTTGTCACTCGTACGTTCGTCGGCGCGCAGCGGCGCCCTCGACGCCCCGACGGCGGCCCTGGTGCGGCGATCGCTGCAGTTCGGCACCCTCAGCGCCGAGGAGTTGATGACGCCCCGGTCCAAGATCGTGGCGCTGCAGACCGACGACACGGTCGCCGACCTGGTGACCGCGGCCGCCGAGTCCGGGTTCTCCCGCTTCCCCATCGTCGACGGCGACCTCGACGAGACCGTCGGCATCGTGCACGTCAAACAGGTCTTCGCGATCCCGCGGGCCGACCGCGGCCGCACGCTGCTCACGACGGTGGCGCAACCCGTCGCGGTGGTGCCGTCCACGCTCGACGGTGATGCGGTGATGGCCGAAATCCGGGCCAACAGCCTGCAAACCGCGCTCGTCGTCGACGAATACGGCGGCACCGCGGGCATGGTGACCGTCGAGGACTTGATCGAAGAGATCGTGGGTGATGTCCGCGACGAGCACGACGACGCCACTCCCGATGTAGTGCCCGCCGGCACCGGCTGGCGGGTGTCGGGGCTGTTGCGCATCGACGAGGTGGCCACGGCTACGGGCTTCCGGGCGCCCGAAGGTCCCTACGAGACGATCGGCGGGTTGGTGCTGCGCGAGATCGGTCACATCCCGGTGGCCGGTGAAACCGTGAAGCTTCCCGCCCTGGACGCCGACGGGTTGCTGGACGCGGTGACGCGCTGGCAGGCGCGGGTCATCCGGATGGACGGCCGCCGCATCGACGTGCTCGAGCTCACCGAGCTGAGTGGTCACGGCGACGGTCCCGCGGCGGAGGGACACCGATGAGCGACACCATGGGCGTGCTGCTGGCGTGCCTGCTGATCGCGGTGAACGCCTTCTTCGTCGGGGCGGAGTTCTCGCTGATCTCGGCGCGGCGCGACCGCCTCGAAGCGCTGGCCGAACAGGGCAAAGCGGCCGCCGTCGCGGTGATCCGCGCCGGGGAGCAGCTGCCGTCCATGCTGGCCGGCGCGCAGCTGGGCGTCACGGCGGCGTCGCTGCTGCTCGGTCGCATCGGTGAGTCGGCGGTCTCGGAGCTGCTGCGAACGGCGCTCGGGCTGACCGCGATTCACCCGGCGCTGCTGCATACGTTGTCCTTGGCGGTCGCGCTGGTCATCGTGGTGACCCTGCACGTGCTGCTGGGCGAGATGGTGCCCAAGAACATCGCGTTGGCCGGCCCCGAGCGCACCGCGATGCTGCTGGTCCCCCCGTATCTGGCCTACGTGCGGGCGGCCCGGCCGTTCATCGTGTTCTACGACAAGTGCGCCAGCGCGGTGGTGCGCGCGCTCGGGGTCGAGCGCAAGGAGGAGCTGGAGATCACGGTCTCCCCCGTCGAGCTGAGCGAGATGATCGCCGAGTCCGCGTCCGAAGGGCTGCTGGACCAGGAGGAGGGCACCCGGCTGGCGCGGGCGCTGCAGATCCGCCACCGGGTGGTCGGCGACGTGGCGGTGCCCCTGTCCGGGGTGCGCGCCGTGCCGGTGGCCGGCGCGGGCAAAGGCCCGACGGTCGGCGCGGTCGAGGACGCCTTGGCCCAGAGCGGCTACTCCCGCTTCCCCGTGGCGAACGTCGACGGCAGTTTCGTCGGTTACCTGCACATCAAGGACGTGCTGACGCTCGACGACGATCCGCGAACGGTGATCGACCTGGCAAAGGTGCGGCCCCTGCCGGGGCTGCCGCGGTCGCTGCCGCTGGCCGATGCGTTGTCGCGGCTGCGCCGCAACAACAGCCACCTGGCGCTGGTCACTGACGAGAGCGGCGCCGTGGTGGCCATGGTGGCGATGGAAGACCTGGTCGAAGACTTCGTCGGGACCATGCGCGAGGCGTAGCGACACTGGCCGGCGGGCCGGTCCGCGCACAGCCCGTATGATCTTTCACGGCTACCAGTCAAGAAAGTGCTGGAGGGCGCTAGCGGGCCGACGAGGACCCAAGCGCCGCCTGCCCGCGGAATGTGCGTTGCTGGAAACAGATTTCGGTGCCCACCGCAGCATCATTCTTGGGGCTGTCAGCGTCTCCTGACCTGCTATGGCAGGTCAGCGAATAACGCTCGCCAGGCTGGGCTCGGTAGGCTGATGACATTGCCATTCTGGGTCACCTGGGCCTTTGGCCCAGGAGGTCCGGGGCGGCCCATGACGGAGGAGAATCATGACTGATCGCGTGTCGGCGGGGAACTTGCGCGTCGCCCGGGTGCTGTACGACTTCGTGAACGAAGAGGCCTTGCCCGGCACCGATATCGACCCGGACAGCTTCTGGGCCGGCGTCGACAAGGTCGTCACCGACCTCACCCCGAAGAACCAGGATCTGCTGCGCCGGCGCGACGAGCTGCAGGCCCAGATCGACAAGTGGCACCGGCAGCGGGTCATCGAGCCGCTCGACATCGACGCCTACCGCGAGTTCCTCACCGAAATCGGTTACCTGCTGCCCGAACCCGCGGACTTCACGATCACCACCTCGGGCGTCGACGACGAGATCACCACGACCGCCGGCCCGCAGCTGGTGGTGCCGGTGCTCAACGCCCGGTTCGCGCTCAACGCCGCCAACGCCCGGTGGGGTTCGCTGTACGACGCCCTGTACGGCACCGACGTCATCGCAGAGGACGACGGGGCCGAGAAGGGGTCGAGCTACAACAAGGTGCGCGGCGACAAGGTCATCGCGTACGCGCGCAAGTTCCTGGACGAGGCCGTGCCGCTGGAGTCCGGCTCGTGGGCCGACGCGACCGGCCTGTCCGTCGAGGACGGCCAGTTGAAGGTCGCGACCGCCGAGGGCTCCGCCGCCCTGGCCGACCCGGACAAGTTCGCCGGCTACACCGGCGAGCTCGGCTCCCCCAGCTGGTCGGTGTTGCTGGTCAACCACGGCCTGCACATCGAGATCCTCATCGACCCCGACTCGCCGATCGGCAAGACCGACGCCGCCGGCATCAAGGACGTGATCCTGGAATCGGCCGTCACCACGATCATGGACTTCGAGGACTCG
The sequence above is drawn from the Mycobacterium marseillense genome and encodes:
- a CDS encoding hemolysin family protein, whose product is MNVTVTVISIVAIAVLIFGNAVFVAAEFSLTTLDRSAVEANARGGGRRDRWIRRAHQRLSFQLSGAQLGISVTTLAAGYLTDPMVEDLPHPWLDALDIPDRVGDAIMAAVVLVIVTSVSMVFGELVPKYLAVARPLSTARAVVGAQVLFSLLLTPAIRLTNGAANWIVRRLGIEPAEELRSARSPQELLSLVRSSARSGALDAPTAALVRRSLQFGTLSAEELMTPRSKIVALQTDDTVADLVTAAAESGFSRFPIVDGDLDETVGIVHVKQVFAIPRADRGRTLLTTVAQPVAVVPSTLDGDAVMAEIRANSLQTALVVDEYGGTAGMVTVEDLIEEIVGDVRDEHDDATPDVVPAGTGWRVSGLLRIDEVATATGFRAPEGPYETIGGLVLREIGHIPVAGETVKLPALDADGLLDAVTRWQARVIRMDGRRIDVLELTELSGHGDGPAAEGHR
- a CDS encoding hemolysin family protein; translated protein: MSDTMGVLLACLLIAVNAFFVGAEFSLISARRDRLEALAEQGKAAAVAVIRAGEQLPSMLAGAQLGVTAASLLLGRIGESAVSELLRTALGLTAIHPALLHTLSLAVALVIVVTLHVLLGEMVPKNIALAGPERTAMLLVPPYLAYVRAARPFIVFYDKCASAVVRALGVERKEELEITVSPVELSEMIAESASEGLLDQEEGTRLARALQIRHRVVGDVAVPLSGVRAVPVAGAGKGPTVGAVEDALAQSGYSRFPVANVDGSFVGYLHIKDVLTLDDDPRTVIDLAKVRPLPGLPRSLPLADALSRLRRNNSHLALVTDESGAVVAMVAMEDLVEDFVGTMREA